Sequence from the Gadus chalcogrammus isolate NIFS_2021 chromosome 21, NIFS_Gcha_1.0, whole genome shotgun sequence genome:
TATGTTAACGCACACGAGTCATTTCTGGTAAAAGCCATTAAGGAACACTCTGGAGGTTGGTAACGCCACTTAGGAAATAAAATGAAGCAAAGCACAGACGTCTGGACAGTCGACCACCACCACTCGTACTCCTGTACATTAGTTACCAAACACCACCGCCGGCTcaagaggctgggggtgggcggtggggggggggggggggggggggagtgggaggtagggggtggggagaggagaggctctctcacacacacacacacacacacacacctcagcgtATCTTCAGGTTGTAGAAGTGGTCCAACATGGCGCCCAGAGACCAGCTGGCCTCAGCGTGGTTAACCTTCTTGGTCAgctaggaggggagggagggagggggggagacgggggagggatgCAAACAGAGACCAAATCACACATTTGCCTTTTTCTATCTACTGTAATAAAACAATAGAGGTGACgtgatttgtttgtgttttggtgtcATTCTTTTCTCTCGCAGACGGTTTGTTACTATATCTCTTAACAAACCATCCACGAGGACTACAAGGTGCAAAAAAGAAACCTATGTTTGTGTAACAATAggccttttttattatttatttttttttacacacaaacCATAACCTGCTCGAGCTGAGCGAGCGAGCCTGGCCACATTTCAttgttcgctctctctctctctcattaaggCTGTATTAAACCCCCTCGCCCGCCCTGGCTCTTACAAGAGCCGTAATGGAGGCTGCAAATGGAAGGCACTCACGCCTTAATCCCCCCCATTCAACGACCGAGGTACACAGTGCAAGCGCAAAATGATTCAGAGTGCGCCCGGCATTGATTTTCCAAACCCAGATCTTTGTCCTTGTTTACAGTGCGCAGAGTTAACCGCGGTCGGCCTCACCTGTAGCACGGTGCTCTCCTTGAAGCCGAAGCCCTCCTTCAGCAGGCAGGTGATGTAGGTCAGGTCCAGGCACAGGAAGGGCCTGGCCACGCCCGGTCCCCCCTCAGCCATCTTGTTGCACactgagaaagaaaaaaaaaacacctttgaGGGCCGTGTTCCTTGTTAGCCGAGCTAATAGGTGCATATCTGcatgcagctgtggggaatgaggccggggggggaggaggggggccgagggggggggtagtggtgtgtgggatgggatggggggggggggggggggggggggggcggcccgaTTGAGATGCAGGGCAGCGTCTCTGGAGCAGCTGCGGAGAGCAGGCCGTGTAATAAGGTGTCGACCGGGGGGCGTTCCACTCACCCTCCTTAGAGCGCTTCTTGAAGTCTCTGACCTCCAGCGTGCCCCCACGAACACCgtctgtgggggagggggggggagagagaggggagagagggagagggaaggaaggaaggaaggaaggaaagaggcaatagagggagagggatgggaggaagagaggcaatagagggagagaatgggagagagaattggagggagagggaatagatggatgggggggaggggggaatggaGGGAAGGCAGGACGAAGAGAGGCAATGGAGGGattgtgagggaggggggggggtgggggaagagggaggggagatgaagagatggcagggaggaggggaatgAGCGGGAagagaatgaggagagaggcgggggaaGAGCAAAGGGAGCGTCGGtgagaacggggggggggggtccagcgACTCAGCCCGACCGCTGCCCCCTTTATCATAATGAGAGGCGCGGCCGTCGCGTGTGCGGATTTCCATAATTCCAAGAATAGCTCTGTGGCCTATCGGCCGCCAGCGCGAGAGCGGCCGTTTCTCTAATAACTACACACACCTATATCtttccaacccccccctccgcccaccaccaccaccccccccccacccgccgccCTACACCCGTGTGAGACGGGGGTCTTGTGACTCACACATCTCCCGTCTCGATTTAGAAGCGAGCGCCGCAGCACCCTGCTGGGTGGCTGTAATTACGTAAGGCtccgcacgtgcgtgcgtgtgtgcgtgtgagtactCTCACGGTTTGCGCAGGCGTGCGTGCGcgccgcacacccacacacacacagcaccactcACCGATGAGGCCGGCGTCCACGGCGCGGTCGAAGTAGTAGGAGAAGGCGTAGAAGGCGGTGCCGTCGCCGAGCTCCGGGGGCTGGTGGACCACCCCCTGCACCACCTTCAGCACCTCCTTATGGCACGGCCGGTAGCCCGCGTTGCCTGGGAAACACAAgcgtgtatttatatatatatgtgtttatatatatatatatatatatatttatatgcacATGGGTTGTGCAGTCCATGTTGAACGATTGACTGTCGAGGGATTCGTCCATCGCTCTGGACCCTAGGGACTCCCAGTGGATTCAGATTAGTGGTCTTCAAGGAGCccgttggtgggggggggcttaggGGGGCTTACTTTGCTCAAGGGCGCCTTTGTACGACAGGCAGCGGGCGTTGGGGATCGAACCTTGAACCTTTGGCCCGGGAGTCTGACGCACCCGCCGCTACTCTGCCCACTCTAGTCTACGCTCCAATTATGTTCATTTTGATACAATTTAGTAAATCATTATACAATTTAAAAAGTAATGTGTTCATGAGTGGAATCATAAATAAAACTGTCCTTGGAAAgccagaaaacaaaaaaatcttgtaaaaaaattaaaagaaaaaaatgattcCATCATAGCTCGCGGCCCTCTCACCGTCTTGGGCCCCTCGGAGGTGGTAAGTGAGCCCCCCGAATCTCCACTGGTCGCTGAACCGGTTGGGCAGACAGGCGCTGGTGAAGACCCTccactccagccctgcaggGAGCGCCACACCCGGGGGTACGAGGAGAGGATTGAGAGGGTCAGTCCGTGATTAAACGACCGCCACTCTTGCCCGTGGGACACTCACTCCAGGTTTTCAATCAAAGTCCCAAATTCGCCTTGAGCATTTGGTCTATTTCTTTCCACCAGGCAGAGTGGGATAATCGACTAGCTGTTCAATCGTTTTTAGTACGCATGCCTGCATTTATTTAACCGGCCAGATGGTCAACCTCATCCGCTATCGGCTGCTGGCAGGTGTTCATTATGGGCCCTTGTGGTTCAtttgtttctccccccccccacccccctcattcAACCCTCGGATTAATGTGTTAACATAACAGCTACACTTACGAATCCACatttgtccctccctccctccacctcctctccgcctcctccctccccctcctccctcatcaacaaaacaacaacaacaacaaccaccccaGCGCCCGCTCCGCCCTGAAGGTGTCGAGGGCGGACATTTTGCACGTGTACCTTCAGCCCCCAGGGCCCCCAGCGTCGCCAGTCGTCCCGCCATCAGTCCGTTCCCCAGGTAACTGCGGGGCGGGGGGTCAGAGAGAATTCATCACATGGTGCTTACAGAACAAGGCTGTGTGGGCGCCCAGGGACCGCCCTATAGCtggcgggcccccccccccgcccccccttccgAGAAGTAGGCCAAACGAGCGCCAGATCCGGAGCTACGCTTCCAGCGTCCGCGTTCtgggtgaacacacacaaggcGATTTTTCGCAGGGTGAAAATTTGATGTTTCAAAAGAGCAGGACAATTTGGAAACTATTGGGgctttttcttctccttttttttttgggtttgTTGCTGAAACTAGTGCAGGGAACTGGGTCAGTTGGCTCCGAATAGAGTCTGTTTTCAAATCGTACGTGTGCTCCAAGTGGTTggctgggaagagagagagatggtgctCATGTCTCGGCCACACACGGCCGTCTGTTTTAATCAGGGACTGGGGGACGAACGGTTGCACGTCAACAGCGCCTCAAGTATGGCATTTAGTCTTTAGTGAAGCTGTGAATCGGGACAGAGAGCCGGAGAACGGGAAAACAACATGTCTCGAGAGTGCGGCTTTTTTTACAGGCAATCCACCAGCAGAACATACCTGTGACTGTACAGCTGGTGTGACGAGTTGAACACCTCGAATTGGGCGACATAGTCCACACCGGGGGAGCTTTCAATGGTCTTCTAAACACACAGAGCGGGAGAACATCTGCCCATCAATGGACTTCAAATCAACACCAAGCTTAAAATAAACGTGTTATTATGCACACAATATGCCAAGTGCCTACCCGGAGATTTGGCAGGAAGGTGATCTGAGTGGATCCTCCCCCAAGATCCAGGATTCCCACGGTGTTCTGAGTGTTTGCGTACAGGTGACCTAGAAAAAGATCTACTCTTTACTGTGTCCCTAtgcatgagggggggggggggtgggggtctggcGTCTAGCTAGAGACGCGCTCTGATCTTATGGTGATACGGTACCTGCGCTGTTTGAACTAGGTTTGAAAGGAAGGAGAAATATAGGGAGAAACCGTAGACAGGCGGCACTGTATCTATTAGTCATTTCAGTGGTTTTTACGAGGATGCCAGAATTCACAATATGGTGGCACTAACTTTGATGTCGCGCGGGATAGGAAGAATTATCTTTATAGGCATGCACAGGTATTGATCGTGTAATTTATCTCGTCTCCTTTATGTTGTTTGGGGCGATAAAAAATTATCTGTACTGGCAGGTGCCCAAGAGTGGGAACTGAGCGGAATCAGAAAGTCAGAAAAAATCAATTGGTGTCTGTGCATCTGCAATTGTAATAGATCAGCTAGACGTGGACCTTGCCAACGGCCTTGCCAACGGTTATATTTTATGCTGTATTTATACAAGGTATAAAAAGCAAGGCACAATATAAACTCTCGCGATTGAGTGATACATACATTGTATGTCCTATCATAATGTTCAAACAGGCGAGATGAAACATTTGGGCCCCGTCTCCGTTTGGAAGTATAGCCGACGGAAAGACCAGTCAAACCAGTCTGGTTTGTTGTATATTATAAGAACACACATCATTTGTTATTGGCTGTGTGATAAATGTGATTAATTGAGGTAACATCAATCGATTAAAAGATTCATAGTTGCGATCTATTGCTATCCGTGATGCCAACACTAAAAATACGAATACTTCGCCAACGTCTCTTCTATACGTGTCTTTTCGTTTTATGATTTGGTCCTCCTTGACTGCCAAAATGTTTactaatttgttttgtttgattatCTTTTAATCAGCATGTTCATCATGGCTTGGCAGAACCTTATTGGTTCGTATGGAAACGTGCATACTGGCACGGATATTTCAAAATCCTTGTGTTTCAGGGGAGGGCTTGCCATGCATCAATGCATCGGGGAAGCCAGCCGAACACCCAATGTTCATGTGTCCCATCTTCCTGATGGTTATTCCACCTCAGAATGTACCAGTGTAGCAGAAAACCTGTGTTTGGGTGGAAAGCgtggtggcaggcaggcagggacCTTTCAGATGTCTTTAAAAACCCACCTGTCAGGAAGTTGATGGTGATCCAGGCCAGCACTCCTATAGCGAACGAGGCGGAGGCAAAACAAACAGAGGCGACGTGAATTCAGGATGAACACACAAGCACGTTGTGGCCGCCCTAAGCCGGTGAACCGGCACAACGCCGTCTTGAGCACAATAATTACGGTGTACAGCACCCTTGAACGAGGCGCAGACACTCGACCTCGCAGAAATGTTTCGGAAAAAGCGTTGACAAATAAATTACACTGTGGCACAACCCCCCGAAAAAGACATAATTACAGCCTTGAGTGGGTCATCACAGCACCGCCGCAGGGCCGAAACCCTCCCATCTTCTCCCCTTAATCGTTATTCCGAGAGAACGCAATAACCCCCCCCTGCGGTTTTTTGTGAAATCCGTCTTGGGTAAACAAGCGGGAATGAAATTGCGTATAGTGCTGGGCGAAAATGGAAGGGAGAGTCAGAGTCctgaagggggggtggggggaggaggggtgagactGCACCTTCACTGGTGCCGTCCATCATGCCCACGCCGTCATCGGGCAACAGGAAGGGAGAGTCTTCCAGCACGTCTTCCACCTGGGGGGAGACGACCAACACGCGGTTCAATGCTCGGCGTTGGCGGGGGCGACCCGCTGAAAGGGATTCTGGGTTTGAGCCCCGATGTCCACCCCACACCCGACAGTCTGCTACGAGTTGTCCCTGATCAaggcggacccccccccccccccccccgacgtcTCTTTAATAACATGCATCTTGAATTCACTGTCATTGGCTTCGGATAAGTGTTTGCTTGAGATGACTAAATAGtaaagagggggtgggggggatgggggagaatGGCGATTAGTGCTCTTAAGAAAACGGAGTAAACGAAGACGAAGTGATGCGAAGAGAGTTGTGtaaaaagggggaggagaggataagCCTTATCCGTCATCTTTGATTAGTTGTCTCTAATGGTAGCCCCGGTCGAGGTGTCCTCTccaccagggagagggagacttaATTAATTCTCCCGTGCGGAGATGATTTATATGAAAAAGTACCCCTCATCTCCCATGATGCCCCAGGGCCTGCCCTtttggatccccccccccctctcagcgCGCAGCCAGCCTTCGactccccgctctctctccgcccccGCTACAGTCACCGACGCTCTCTCCCTAACTCCTACCTCAGAAGAACCTGTCAGAACGATTCAGACGGGCTCCCctgcgccctcctcctcctcctcctccaccactcttCCCCCGCTCCCTTCGCCACGCTCGGCTGAGCCCCGGCACTCTCCCCGTCTCTGGTGCTCCCCCCGCTAACAGAGCGAGACACGGCGGCCCAGTTCAATCGGTTTGGCTCCCCCGCACTACCTGCTCCAGCAGCGCCTGGGCTTTCTCCGGGGCCAGGAGCCGGAGGCCGGCCGTGGCCCTCAGGATCACCGGGGTCCGCTTCCACTCCAGCCGAGGGACCGTCTTCTTGGCCACCTTCAGCAGCATCTTCACCGTGTGGGCGGCCTTCTCGCCCCCCCCACGCGGGGGTTGAGTTTGGTTAGAATGAGGAAACCCTTTGGTTAGAATGAGGATACCCTTTGGTTAGAATGAGGATACCCTTTGGTTAGAATGAGGATACCCTTTGGTTAGAATGAGGATACCCTTTGGATAGAATGAGGATACCCTTTGGTTAGAATGAGGATACCCTTTGGTTAGAATGAGGATACCCTTTGGTTAGAATGAGGATACCCTTTGGTTAGAATGAGGATACCCTTTGGTTAGAATGAGGATATCTTTTGGTTAATATATGGATACCTTTTGGTTAAAATGTGGACACCTTTCTGTTAAAATGTGGACACCTTTCTGTTAAAATGTGGGTACCATTTggctaaaatataataataataattgatccgttttttatagcgcttttctaaatactcaaaggtgctttacaaataagaaaggaatacatacagacagtacagacacaaataaacggggaaaaaataaacaacaccacaacaatagaCAACACATTAAGGAAGCGGGAGAGcgtggaagatggcggaggatgatttgGTTAGAAATATGGATCCCATTTGGTTAAAATGTGGATACCCTTTGTTATAATGTGGATTCCTTTCTGTTATAAAAGGAATATTTTGGTTAGAAATTTTGTAAACATTGGTGAATGCAGCGGAATAAATACTTTCATGTTTTGGAGGTATTTtgtataaaaataacaaatatgtaGTGAAAGAAGTGTActacataaaaaaaactcaagatTTGTTCAGTAGATTTTgatacaaacataaacactgACGGTGTAACGAGTTTGTCGAGACTCCGTcaaccttgtttttttttttttttttataaaccctTGAAACTCACTAATGTATTCTCCCTGGCATACTATTTTTCAATCATCAAAGCGTGTCTCTGAGAAGTGTTTCTTTGCACAGTGTAGAGGCAGCAGGCTCGTTATTTGGTCTGTATTATTTCAGATCAATAGTATCGACCGCATTTGATGAGCCACTCACTGTTTCTGGAGAGTCAGCATAAGCGGACAGGCCCGGTTTTATGGAATGGAACATCTCATTGTCCAACACAGGCAACGCTTGTGGAGCGAAACACAAAAACAGGCAAAGACACCCAATCAACCAAAGgctaataaaacacaaaaaacataatatTCAACATATGCTCTCCAGGAATAAAATGAGCAGTTTCTACAGAGGTGTCGGATTTCGGCAAGAGAGAATGTGCGAGAAAgactgtgtgagagagtgagtgtgagagaagaCGGAAAAAGTGTAGTAGAAGATTTGTTCAAAACTCCCCGAAAGGCAAACTGCCAATTAGTGCTGCTGTTCTCCTGCTTCCTTCGGTGCTGCGTCGGCTAAGTGTTGTGGAGGGACTCGCGTCCTTGTTGCGCTCTCTGTCTGCTCCGTCTCATCATCGACCGCTGTGTGTTTTAGCTCAAAGTCACAACGTCGCGGCTCCAGACTCCAGGCCTGTCGCTACGGCTCACGGATACGACGAACTAGAACAATGTGACGCAACGTGTCCACAAAGGAAGACCGAGACGAAACGAAAACAACGGCCCGTTGCCTTGTTTTAGTCAACACATCTATTTTCAAAATAAGTTTATTGGAGAACGGCAGCAGGCCTACCTGTGTCCTGATGGATGAAGGTGTAGACGTGGATGCGGGCCTACCTGTGTCCTGATGGATGAAGGTGTAGACGTGGATGCGGGTGCCCGTACTGCCCGCGTCGAACATCACGCCGTAGAAGATGCGGCTGGAGTTGGCCGGTCGGCTCAGGCCCATGAGGAAACCGGCGGCGCTGCCGTAGGCGGCGTCCGGGTCAGAGGTCCGTCCGGTCCAGGCGTGAGCCGGcgccgccagcagcagcagcagcagcagcagcagcagcaggggtgGCGTCGGCACGACGTCGGCTCTCATCCTCGCTCCGGAGTCCCACGAGAGAGACGACACAGGGTTCAGTTCCTGCCGCCGCGGTGCCATTGTGACGGGGGTGTTAAGAGCTGTTGTGGACAAACCTGTGAGATTCGACCCACACCTGGCTGGCAGCTTCCACACTACACACACCTGGCAGCTTCCACACTACACACACCTGACAGCTTCCACACTACACGCCACTACACGCCTGAGAGCTTCCACTCTAATAGACAAACCTGAGAGCTTCCACAGTGCACACTTGTTGTGGTGCCCACGGATAGCCTTCCAATGGGGCGGGGCTAACACTCACACATGGAGGTGATAGGGAGTAATTATGTTCAGGTCAATACCACACAACTATCCCGGGCACGCCCTTTGTAGTCATTCTAGCCGACCACGCTAAAGTACTTCCCTACAATCTGCTGAGAGATGCACAGACATGACCCCATCAGGACTCAGCATGCTCACGTTTCAGGCTCAACACTGTAATCTATAATTGACGGGGAATTATTCATTGAaatttttatatataatttattgaAAAATGATATCAACCTTGTTCATATCATTACTAATATATGGTAAAGCCCTTTGTATACATTCGACTTTACACCTAGAGATAGCTTCCTTTCCACCTCTCCATTTTAAAAGGTGTTGAGGTAGTTTGCATTCGCGTTGCAGTCACGGCGCCTGGTGCTCGGCCCAAGCCAATCTTCTGCCTCCTTTGTATTGTGAATTTATTTGGCTTGCAGCCTTGCAGACGTAGCCGTTCTTCCTAGAATAGTGCAGGTTAACATTGTCACTCCGGCCACGGCCAACATCAGCCCTGGCCAACCCTAAACTCTCCACAATGCTCACATCCCCTCACTCTTTTACCCTTTGTTGTTAATGTGTTTCCCCATAAGAATCATGTCCATCCAATGTCTCTCTGAATGCATGCTTGGTAAATGGCTCCCTGCATCTTCCCTTCATCTTGCTCCAAGAATGAAATCAAATATTTTGTGGTCAAGGAGTGTCCTTATGATAAGTTATTCTTCATTAATATAAGTTTACTGataaaaagtaaataattaCAATAAATCATTTTAACCCTACACCCAAATCTCCAcaatctacctgtaggcatgaAGAGCGATGCCCCTCCCTAATCATTAATGGCCCACATAAAATAAATCGCTGTGTGCTAAATTAATAACCTGCACTCAACAAAAATGTTGCTTCAAGCCAGTCACTAATTGAAGACTTATGTTAAGTGACTTTTATGGGTGAGGAACCCTTGCAATTCAAGGTTTGATATTGATACAATATAGTCTATTTAGCTGGTAGGAGACTTTTGCATTTAGTCAGGGCTTGTTGTTAAACACGCCATAAGAGAGCAAGCTTCAGCAGATCACAGAGGCTGCCTCCATGATAAACAAGAGCGCATGGTGCTTATTTTTTGAGACTTGTAATGAGATCATATACAGTATGATCTCACCATAACAACAAGCATATGTCGTCAACAATTTTAACAAGATCCCACTGGTTCAGTTGGTGCTTGTCGACCGCGATATGAAACAACAGTTCCATAATCACATGATACCTTTCGAGGACACAAAATGCATAAGAGCTCATTTGCTTAttagtggaaaaaaaaaccttgcTTAAATGAGCTGGCAGAGTAGAATGGTACAGCCCTTGTTTGAAGTAACTGGCTGTAACTCGCTGGAGCCTTTTGCCCTGAAGACATCATTTCGGGCGCCAAGCGATCAGCGCAGAATAATGACTTTGATTTAGAAGTTGCGTAATAGAAGTTTGCTACCGCCTAATGCGAGGCACGCGAGCCGGAACGCGTTGCGTGGCTGTCATAAGGACACTTAAATTGAAGGCGTAATCATGTGCATTGCCTAATTACAATATACTTAATTAACTAGACTAAACTATATCCCAATTAGATCATGTTCGAGTGGGACTATTCGGAGTAGGGATTGTGCTGCGGCATGataaaaaaagcaacaacaaaaaaactctTGCCTAACCGTATTGATAAGACTTTCCAATAAGGGAGATCTTTGAGAAAACGCAGAGGTCAACCACTGGACTTATATAGCCTAGTTGCATTCAATAAAATCATTCAAGAGAACCATTTAGGCTACCAAATGCCAGACACTGTGAATGCTGTGTTTTTCTATTCGTCCGACAGTAACGATTGTTACTGTTCTTTGGGATTTTTATATGGTCACTTTTCTGCTTAGTTTGAACCAATTAATCAAATCTTGCTCACACTGTTACACCACAGGTGAATGGTATGATCATAGACACTACGCAGTCTATACTTATACATCCGATATCGTATTGGTTTTAGTTTGTCTTGCTAACTATTCAGATCCAACTCCTTTAGATTGTAGAATTGATTTATGAGCTACAAGATGAGAGGTAATCTACCATATTAACCTGAAAGCCGATGTGTctgaataaatgtatatttaaataaagtttgaAATGAATTTGGACCCATAAACAGTGTAGTAGCCACAGAAACCCATGAAACAATATGTAGTAGCCACTGAGACCCGTGAAACAGTATGTTGTAGCCCCAGAACCCAATGAAACATTATGTAGCATCTACATAAACCCATGAAACAGTATGTTGTATCAACATAAACCCATGAAACATTATCCCCTAGCCACAGTCTAACGTTAGCTAGTAGTAGCCCATAGACCGTGCATCTATGACAAAGATAGCTTAAACAAACTTTGAGGAGCACTTGTCGGTGAATCCCCCCTAAACACACAGTATTTGGGTAAATAACAAAGTTCGAGATCATATCTGAAATCATATAAAGTAGGAATGTTGACAGAATGGGTTTGTTTGCAGAGTTTCTCGGCGTTACATACTACGCTCACCATGATAAGCTCTCGAGCAGCAGATTTGCAGCTGAGCGCACAACTACGTCACAGGCGGTGCTCACACGTAGAGCCAATAGGTGGAGCTTGCCCTAGTCGAGCCCAGAGTGATAGATATAACATtattctctctctatggctctggtCCAGCCCAGAACCACTCTGGTCCTCCAGCCTCTAAGGGCAAACTCCACCTCTCggtccagctccacctctagCCCCAAGAACTTGGTAGCAAGTTCGAGGACAAATCTATCGGCAGCCCCGGAGAAGACCGTGGCTTGAAGGACATTCCTTCAAGGAAACCATAATAGGTCAAGCTCCACCTATTTGGAGTGAGCACCACTTTTAAGTTGGACAACTAACGAAAATGAACaattaaaatgcattattaaatTCAAATGATCGagcataacaacaaaaatgtttaaTACTCGACCAAATGCCATAGCATGCAATACAAAGATACCACCACCAATTTCCAGCAAACATTGCTTCAGATAAAATGAAGTTTTGTTTCCAGCTATATAAATGGTCTAACATTTATTTCAATAGATTTGTTGTCGTAAAAGTATTCCTCAATGACAAAAGATAAACAAGTACGGTGTGCAttttgtttattcaaacatcataCTCAAAATCCAATTGCAACGTAGTAAATCCACACAGCATCTTGCAATATATATGGACCTCACATCACTCCCCGATTGATAAATCAATATCACAGTCCACACAAGTCTCCAAGTTCAATCAAATCTAAAAACATTGCGGTAACAACCTCCACATCCAACACAAATTGCCATAAACCGAAGGCATCAATGTTCTATCAAGCGTTCGGATACCGATATGAcaaacatgcaaatacacagGGGACAGAGAAATTCAGACAGTTTTCCGTTAAAGAACAACCCTACATTTAATTTCCCTGGAGTGTTGGGCAGTGGGTTTGTCAGTATTGATGCGAGTTGTTAACATATGCAAAGCTAATATCTTGCTGTCACAGTTAGTATTTTTGTGATTGCTCCGATATTTCAAGGAAGACATGACTAACCACTGGATCAAAAGATTTGATCGAGACTTTATCTCTTTATGGAAACTAATAAAACGGAAGTCAAATCTGTGTAGTTACAAGTACATGCTGTACATATTTTCAAATCTTCAAACCGAGGTccttttccccccccctcccagaaaGAGGTAGAAATGTAGCGTAGTTTGAATGGAGTGACACATCAATGTGTAATACTCTCGGCTAGATAACAGAAAAATGACAGCGTCCTTCAAAGTCCCTCACATCGTCTACCAAAATAATCAGCCGGTAATGAAACGAAAGGAACAGTATCTATCCGCCCTCGCCCCTCTCTTTCTATGAATAACTAAACCTTTAACTGTAAGGCATAGTGAGGCATGTGGTGGATGTTCATCCTGTTAGTAGCACTAGTATTGGGTTCTCTTCATCATCACGGGGCCTTTCTGCTCAGGTGTTAGCGTATCGTTGGCATGGTAACGGCGGGGCTGCTGACTCCGGCGTCCTCTGCCTTCCACTGCGACGTGACGGTCTTGATCTGGGTGTAGAACTGGATGCCCTGGTGACGCACGAGAACAAAGAATGGAATCAACGGCCGAA
This genomic interval carries:
- the LOC130374418 gene encoding ectonucleoside triphosphate diphosphohydrolase 5-like isoform X1; translation: MAPRRQELNPVSSLSWDSGARMRADVVPTPPLLLLLLLLLLLAAPAHAWTGRTSDPDAAYGSAAGFLMGLSRPANSSRIFYGVMFDAGSTGTRIHVYTFIHQDTALPVLDNEMFHSIKPGLSAYADSPETAAHTVKMLLKVAKKTVPRLEWKRTPVILRATAGLRLLAPEKAQALLEQVEDVLEDSPFLLPDDGVGMMDGTSEGVLAWITINFLTGHLYANTQNTVGILDLGGGSTQITFLPNLRKTIESSPGVDYVAQFEVFNSSHQLYSHSYLGNGLMAGRLATLGALGAEGLEWRVFTSACLPNRFSDQWRFGGLTYHLRGAQDGNAGYRPCHKEVLKVVQGVVHQPPELGDGTAFYAFSYYFDRAVDAGLIDGVRGGTLEVRDFKKRSKEVCNKMAEGGPGVARPFLCLDLTYITCLLKEGFGFKESTVLQLTKKVNHAEASWSLGAMLDHFYNLKIR
- the LOC130374418 gene encoding ectonucleoside triphosphate diphosphohydrolase 5-like isoform X2, which produces MELNPVSSLSWDSGARMRADVVPTPPLLLLLLLLLLLAAPAHAWTGRTSDPDAAYGSAAGFLMGLSRPANSSRIFYGVMFDAGSTGTRIHVYTFIHQDTALPVLDNEMFHSIKPGLSAYADSPETAAHTVKMLLKVAKKTVPRLEWKRTPVILRATAGLRLLAPEKAQALLEQVEDVLEDSPFLLPDDGVGMMDGTSEGVLAWITINFLTGHLYANTQNTVGILDLGGGSTQITFLPNLRKTIESSPGVDYVAQFEVFNSSHQLYSHSYLGNGLMAGRLATLGALGAEGLEWRVFTSACLPNRFSDQWRFGGLTYHLRGAQDGNAGYRPCHKEVLKVVQGVVHQPPELGDGTAFYAFSYYFDRAVDAGLIDGVRGGTLEVRDFKKRSKEVCNKMAEGGPGVARPFLCLDLTYITCLLKEGFGFKESTVLQLTKKVNHAEASWSLGAMLDHFYNLKIR